In Euphorbia lathyris chromosome 9, ddEupLath1.1, whole genome shotgun sequence, the following are encoded in one genomic region:
- the LOC136206529 gene encoding 3'-5' exonuclease-like — MAVSIRDYQIATDQYNLYDVTFYTDQIHTVLTYSPSPVEQWLAETYQFHHRNRSDRPSTVGLDVEWRPNFSRFIDNPIATLQLCIGNRCLVFQILHSQFIPQSLAKFLWNQNGDFVFVGVGIANDVAKLWRDYGLSVGNTVDLRSLAVEKSNGGPYQNAGLKQLTWEILGREIEKPKSITLSGWDSIWLTPCQVLYACLDAFVSCEIGNFLFCCD, encoded by the coding sequence ATGGCAGTAAGCATCAGAGACTACCAGATTGCAACCGACCAATACAATCTCTACGACGTCACCTTCTACACCGACCAGATCCACACTGTTCTCACCTATTCTCCTTCCCCCGTCGAACAATGGTTGGCCGAAACCTACCAATTTCATCATCGCAACCGCTCGGATAGGCCTTCTACAGTCGGCCTCGACGTCGAGTGGCGTCCCAATTTCAGCCGCTTCATCGACAATCCAATCGCCACTCTTCAACTCTGTATCGGCAACAGATGCCTCGTATTTCAGATCCTGCATTCGCAGTTCATCCCGCAATCTCTCGCGAAGTTTCTCTGGAATCAGAATGGGGATTTTGTGTTCGTCGGGGTAGGGATTGCGAACGATGTTGCGAAACTATGGAGGGATTATGGATTGAGTGTGGGGAATACGGTTGATTTGAGGAGTTTGGCTGTGGAGAAATCGAATGGCGGCCCCTATCAGAATGCTGGATTGAAGCAATTGACATGGGAGATTTTGGGGAGGGAAATTGAGAAGCCGAAGAGTATCACATTGAGTGGATGGGATTCTATTTGGCTTACTCCTTGCCAGGTTCTGTATGCTTGCCTTGATGCTTTTGTGTCTTGtgaaattgggaattttttgttttgttgtgaTTAG